One Campylobacter concisus DNA segment encodes these proteins:
- a CDS encoding anthranilate synthase component I family protein — MLLEQPLFYYEAIREKFKNSYLAEDKTQTIIGIDCEYIDEKDMDFYGLRSYFDTNRNRSLAPFAGLFGVFAYDGVRYFEYIGEEKTKKYEFPKFIYADAKAYLHFDKMSKIYTFYGDKERYYDFLLNLKAEHRGEKECEFSIKTDLSSEKKHFEDMVEVAKEYIRSGDVFQVVLGELLEISTNMNSLDFYKKLATANPSPYMFHFPTPYGDVVGSSPELVFEMKSEQIFVAPIAGTRPRGGDANADVALENELLSDEKELAEHKMLIDLARNDIGRVSEPKSVAVKNAMHIQKFEKVMHIVSDVYGKCARELNLFDVLASIFPAGTLSGAPKIRAMQIINELEIFERNIYGGGIGFLHFNGDAQVAILIRSAIFVPAKNGFSDVFVGAGAGIVYDSKSEKEYAEICHKRASVVNVFKNSAKEV, encoded by the coding sequence ATGCTCTTAGAACAACCACTTTTTTATTATGAAGCGATCAGAGAGAAATTTAAAAATAGCTACCTTGCTGAAGACAAGACACAGACGATAATCGGCATCGACTGCGAATATATCGATGAAAAAGATATGGACTTTTACGGGCTTAGAAGCTACTTTGATACTAATCGTAACAGATCACTCGCACCTTTTGCTGGGCTTTTTGGAGTCTTTGCATATGATGGCGTGAGATATTTTGAATATATCGGCGAAGAGAAAACTAAAAAATATGAATTTCCAAAATTTATCTACGCCGATGCTAAAGCATATCTGCACTTTGATAAGATGAGTAAAATTTATACTTTTTATGGAGATAAAGAGAGGTATTATGACTTTTTGTTAAATTTAAAGGCTGAGCACAGGGGCGAAAAAGAGTGTGAATTTAGCATAAAAACTGACCTTAGTAGCGAGAAGAAACACTTTGAAGATATGGTTGAAGTGGCAAAAGAATACATAAGAAGTGGTGACGTCTTTCAAGTGGTGCTTGGCGAGCTACTTGAAATTTCAACAAATATGAATAGTCTGGACTTTTACAAAAAGCTAGCCACTGCAAATCCAAGCCCATATATGTTTCATTTTCCTACGCCTTATGGCGATGTGGTTGGCTCGTCGCCTGAGCTTGTTTTTGAGATGAAAAGTGAGCAAATTTTTGTAGCACCAATTGCAGGCACAAGACCAAGAGGGGGTGACGCAAATGCTGACGTGGCGCTTGAAAATGAGCTACTAAGTGACGAAAAGGAGCTCGCTGAGCACAAGATGCTAATCGATCTTGCAAGAAATGATATCGGCAGGGTTTCAGAGCCAAAGAGCGTGGCGGTAAAAAATGCGATGCATATCCAGAAATTTGAAAAAGTGATGCATATCGTTAGCGACGTCTATGGCAAGTGCGCTAGGGAGCTTAATCTTTTTGACGTGCTAGCTAGCATCTTCCCGGCTGGCACATTAAGCGGTGCGCCAAAGATCAGAGCTATGCAGATAATCAATGAGCTTGAAATTTTTGAGCGAAATATCTATGGCGGGGGCATTGGATTTTTGCATTTTAATGGCGACGCACAGGTGGCGATCCTCATCCGCTCAGCTATCTTTGTGCCAGCTAAAAACGGCTTTAGCGACGTCTTTGTCGGAGCTGGAGCTGGCATAGTCTATGACTCAAAGAGCGAAAAAGAGTATGCTGAAATTTGCCACAAACGAGCCAGCGTGGTAAATGTCTTTAAAAACAGCGCAAAAGAGGTTTAA
- a CDS encoding sulfite exporter TauE/SafE family protein, whose protein sequence is MLFVELFILGIGVGYIAGFFGIGGGTVVVPIMVAFGYDVKTAIGISVMQMIFSATFGSYLNYKAGLLKLNRGVFLGLGGLVGASFSGIIVSHAPALLLESMLLATFVFSLIKLYFSPNSDGSNANNSLFLLFLVGVFVGVFAISIGIGGGVFIAPILVGFLRYELKKAVSMGVFFVMFAAIAGFISLSLNGHISYAEGAFLGLGSLIGAYFGTKKTQNTDKKTLKKWFLVFYIAMICLILKDMFFE, encoded by the coding sequence ATGCTTTTTGTAGAACTTTTTATATTAGGTATCGGCGTTGGTTACATAGCTGGATTTTTTGGCATCGGCGGAGGCACGGTCGTCGTTCCTATAATGGTCGCCTTCGGATACGACGTGAAAACGGCCATTGGCATAAGCGTCATGCAGATGATCTTTAGTGCGACATTTGGCTCGTATCTAAACTACAAAGCTGGACTTTTAAAGCTAAACCGCGGCGTATTTTTGGGGCTTGGGGGTCTTGTGGGAGCAAGTTTTAGTGGTATCATCGTATCACACGCACCTGCACTCTTACTTGAGTCTATGCTTCTAGCAACTTTTGTCTTCTCACTTATAAAGCTATACTTTTCGCCAAACAGCGACGGCTCAAATGCGAATAATTCGCTCTTTTTGCTATTTTTAGTTGGCGTTTTTGTTGGCGTTTTTGCCATTAGCATCGGCATCGGCGGAGGCGTCTTTATCGCTCCTATCTTGGTTGGCTTTTTACGTTATGAGCTGAAAAAAGCCGTTTCTATGGGCGTGTTTTTCGTTATGTTTGCGGCCATCGCGGGCTTCATCTCACTCTCGCTAAATGGCCATATCTCATACGCTGAGGGCGCATTTTTAGGTCTTGGCTCGCTAATAGGCGCATACTTTGGCACCAAAAAGACGCAAAATACAGACAAAAAAACACTTAAAAAATGGTTTTTGGTCTTTTACATAGCGATGATATGTTTGATATTAAAAGATATGTTTTTTGAGTAA
- a CDS encoding class I SAM-dependent methyltransferase, whose product MNKAKKAYDEIPYFSAAFSDCSPVRIEAVAKFLGLKAANLKDARVLELGSSYGGNILPFAASHKEAKVVGIDISSHQVEEGNKIAKKMNLKNFTLFERDFLHMNEHDIKELGEFDYIIAHGVYSWVSPNVRDALLATIKALLSKDGIAYVSYNTYPGWKSLDILRDFMLFASANRGDKDSLPHVKEELNFLQDYLKFSLQNQSDVVYKDSMKLLLTQLNFLQGIIAKGSDYYILHDFLEASNEPTYFHKFARHIDKHGLCYVIDASLNDIFASSTGIYRFDAHIEQSYNTRIKKEQLNDFLFNRSFRKSLIAHKERLEGADDFDAVLGESELNSLNFAYFSEQPRTKTQEILSKAYPQSLNLNEAKAALGESESEAFMGLLEILNDQNTKISSSKLIALDYEPKKTRLKPRAAAYLGYFLEASLPVISLANELNGKLSLSVEEIKAALKFDGKTSFKEIAKGVNLSEDELKELAFKLSEAYFFEEI is encoded by the coding sequence ATGAACAAGGCAAAAAAAGCTTACGATGAAATTCCTTATTTCTCAGCTGCATTTAGCGACTGCTCGCCTGTTAGGATAGAGGCGGTTGCTAAATTTCTTGGGCTAAAGGCGGCAAATTTAAAAGACGCTAGAGTGCTTGAGCTTGGTTCATCATACGGTGGCAACATCTTGCCATTTGCAGCTTCGCACAAAGAGGCAAAGGTCGTTGGCATCGATATCTCAAGCCACCAAGTAGAAGAGGGCAACAAGATCGCAAAGAAGATGAATTTAAAAAATTTCACCCTTTTTGAGCGCGACTTTTTGCACATGAATGAGCACGATATCAAAGAGCTTGGCGAGTTTGACTACATCATCGCTCACGGCGTTTATAGCTGGGTGAGCCCAAACGTAAGAGACGCGCTACTTGCAACGATAAAGGCGCTACTTAGCAAAGATGGCATCGCCTACGTCTCTTATAACACCTACCCAGGCTGGAAGAGCCTTGATATCTTAAGAGATTTCATGCTTTTTGCGAGCGCAAATAGGGGCGATAAAGACTCACTTCCTCACGTCAAAGAAGAGTTAAATTTCTTGCAGGATTATTTGAAATTTAGCCTGCAAAACCAAAGCGACGTCGTCTATAAAGACAGCATGAAACTGCTTTTGACGCAGCTAAATTTCTTGCAAGGCATCATCGCAAAGGGGAGTGATTATTACATTTTGCACGACTTTTTGGAGGCGAGCAACGAGCCAACTTACTTTCATAAATTTGCTAGGCACATCGATAAACACGGACTTTGCTACGTCATAGACGCCTCACTAAACGATATCTTTGCAAGCTCGACTGGGATTTACCGATTTGACGCGCACATCGAGCAAAGCTACAACACTCGCATCAAAAAAGAGCAGCTAAACGACTTTTTGTTTAATAGATCCTTTAGAAAAAGCCTCATCGCTCACAAAGAAAGGCTTGAAGGCGCTGATGATTTTGACGCGGTGCTTGGAGAGAGCGAGCTAAATAGCCTAAATTTTGCCTACTTTAGCGAACAACCAAGGACAAAAACGCAAGAAATTTTAAGCAAGGCCTACCCGCAAAGTCTAAATTTAAACGAAGCAAAGGCTGCACTTGGTGAGAGCGAGAGCGAAGCCTTTATGGGGCTACTTGAAATTTTAAATGATCAAAACACTAAAATTTCATCATCAAAGCTTATTGCGCTTGATTATGAGCCTAAAAAAACTAGGCTAAAGCCTAGAGCAGCAGCGTATCTAGGATATTTTTTGGAGGCTAGTTTGCCAGTTATTTCTTTGGCAAATGAGCTAAATGGCAAGCTTAGCTTAAGCGTTGAAGAGATCAAAGCCGCTTTGAAATTTGACGGCAAGACTAGCTTTAAAGAGATCGCAAAGGGCGTAAATTTAAGCGAAGATGAGCTAAAAGAGCTTGCTTTTAAACTAAGCGAAGCCTACTTTTTTGAAGAAATTTAA
- the serC gene encoding phosphoserine transaminase yields MSRKINFSAGPSAIPLDVLEHAKAEFTDYRGEGYSIMEISHRSKTFEEIHFGAMEKIRKLYGIGDEYEILFLQGGAHLQFSMIPMNLYQGGNAQYANTGVWTNKAIKEAKVLGVNVDVVASSEDENFSYIPEVKFSDDADYAYICSNNTIYGTQYKSMPKTKSPLVVDASSDFFARPLDFSSIGLLYGGAQKNAGPSGVTIIILRKDLVDRVSSQNVPMFLRYKTHAEANSLYNTPPTFGIYLLNLTMQHLLDLGGLAEVEKINAKKASTLYNIIDSSNGFYVGHAKKSSRSDMNVSFTIPKDHALEPVFVEEALKEGMLGLKGHRHLGGIRASIYNAVSQSDVEKLGEFMREFARKHG; encoded by the coding sequence ATGAGTAGAAAAATCAACTTTAGCGCAGGCCCAAGCGCGATACCACTAGACGTTTTAGAGCACGCAAAGGCCGAATTTACCGACTATAGAGGCGAGGGCTACTCGATCATGGAGATCAGCCACAGAAGCAAGACCTTCGAGGAGATCCACTTTGGTGCGATGGAGAAGATAAGAAAGCTTTATGGTATCGGCGATGAGTATGAAATTTTATTTTTGCAAGGTGGCGCACATTTGCAATTTAGCATGATACCGATGAATTTATATCAAGGTGGCAATGCGCAGTACGCAAACACCGGCGTTTGGACAAACAAAGCGATCAAAGAGGCAAAAGTGCTTGGCGTAAATGTAGATGTCGTCGCAAGCAGTGAGGATGAAAATTTCTCTTATATCCCTGAGGTGAAATTTAGCGATGACGCTGACTACGCCTACATCTGCTCAAATAATACGATCTATGGCACTCAGTATAAATCTATGCCAAAGACCAAATCGCCCCTAGTTGTCGATGCTTCGAGCGATTTTTTTGCTAGACCGCTTGATTTTAGCAGTATCGGCTTGCTTTATGGCGGCGCTCAGAAAAATGCAGGCCCAAGCGGCGTGACTATCATCATTTTAAGAAAAGATCTAGTTGATCGCGTGAGCAGCCAAAACGTCCCTATGTTTTTGCGCTACAAAACGCACGCAGAGGCAAACTCGCTTTACAACACACCGCCAACTTTTGGAATTTATCTTTTAAATTTAACTATGCAGCACCTACTAGATCTTGGCGGACTTGCTGAGGTTGAGAAGATAAACGCCAAAAAAGCAAGCACACTTTATAATATTATCGATAGCTCAAATGGCTTTTACGTGGGTCACGCTAAAAAATCAAGCAGATCAGATATGAACGTGAGCTTTACGATACCAAAAGATCATGCGCTTGAGCCAGTTTTCGTCGAAGAAGCGCTAAAAGAGGGCATGCTTGGACTAAAAGGTCACAGACATCTTGGCGGCATAAGAGCCTCTATCTACAACGCCGTTAGCCAAAGCGACGTCGAGAAACTTGGCGAGTTTATGAGAGAATTTGCCAGAAAGCATGGCTGA
- the xseA gene encoding exodeoxyribonuclease VII large subunit, translating to MLSVSELNEKAKALLEATLDYVEVSGEISRLTKHASGHWYFTLKDEKSSISAVMYRMNNQKVKFLPKEGLKVKIYGKVTIYSPSGSYQLVASAMLPDGEGELELAFRQLKEKLENEGLFDIGAKKEIPNLPKKIALVTSATSAALQDMLKVVTSRWRLSEIYIFDALTQGENAPSSLIKALRKADKYGVDVIVLARGGGSKEDLWCFNDEGLAREIYATKTPVISAIGHEIDYVISDFVADRRSLTPSAAMLDLLPDEEAFFQYLDRLSDHLDSALNLKITKKQNLLNLLLSKFSSNALKARIELKFSEVANKQNALTNAVQRKILLLGSALGSLEKAYEMRELFFESTKGLIEVRKDGKRADLRDLNLNDEIELISQNTHKKAIIKE from the coding sequence ATGCTTAGCGTATCTGAGCTAAACGAAAAAGCAAAGGCACTGCTTGAGGCAACCCTTGACTACGTCGAGGTAAGTGGCGAAATTTCGCGCCTAACAAAGCATGCCTCTGGGCACTGGTACTTCACACTAAAGGACGAAAAGTCAAGCATCTCAGCCGTGATGTATCGTATGAATAACCAAAAGGTAAAATTCCTGCCAAAAGAGGGCTTGAAGGTCAAAATTTATGGCAAAGTGACCATTTATTCGCCAAGTGGGTCGTATCAGCTAGTGGCTAGTGCTATGCTGCCAGATGGCGAGGGCGAGCTTGAGCTTGCGTTTAGACAGCTTAAAGAAAAGCTCGAAAACGAGGGGCTTTTTGACATCGGTGCAAAAAAAGAGATACCAAATTTACCTAAAAAAATAGCCCTTGTCACAAGCGCCACTTCGGCTGCACTTCAGGACATGCTAAAAGTCGTCACGAGCCGCTGGAGGCTAAGTGAAATTTATATATTTGACGCACTAACTCAGGGCGAAAATGCCCCAAGCTCGCTTATAAAAGCCTTGAGAAAAGCCGATAAATACGGCGTTGATGTGATCGTTTTGGCGCGCGGAGGCGGCAGCAAAGAAGACCTTTGGTGCTTTAACGACGAGGGTTTGGCACGTGAAATTTACGCTACAAAAACGCCAGTCATAAGCGCTATCGGCCACGAGATCGACTACGTTATAAGCGACTTTGTAGCAGACCGCAGATCTCTTACGCCAAGTGCAGCCATGCTTGATCTTTTGCCTGATGAAGAGGCGTTTTTTCAGTATCTTGACAGGCTCAGCGACCATCTTGATAGCGCTTTAAATTTAAAGATCACAAAGAAGCAAAATTTATTAAATTTATTACTTTCTAAATTTTCATCAAACGCTCTAAAAGCTAGGATCGAGCTAAAATTTAGCGAGGTAGCAAACAAGCAAAATGCCCTAACAAACGCCGTGCAAAGAAAGATCTTGCTTCTTGGCTCAGCCCTTGGCTCTTTGGAGAAAGCCTACGAGATGAGGGAGCTCTTTTTTGAGAGCACGAAGGGGCTTATCGAGGTTAGAAAAGATGGCAAGAGAGCTGATCTTAGGGATTTAAATCTCAATGATGAGATCGAGCTTATCTCGCAAAATACACATAAAAAAGCAATTATCAAGGAGTAA
- the ubiE gene encoding bifunctional demethylmenaquinone methyltransferase/2-methoxy-6-polyprenyl-1,4-benzoquinol methylase UbiE, which produces MQKQEKIVDMFNQIAPTYDVANRVLSLGVDVSWRKFACRYMLEIFKNKSINIVDVACGTGDMMGLWSEISKEFGVEVKNLTGIDPSSGMLKEARAKFPNFKFIEAYADNTTLASGEAQILSISYGIRNVVERKAALREFNRVLADGGYVVVLEFTKRQKKGLITSLRDFYLSKILPSIGGFISKNKEAYEYLPSSIENFLDAKSFCDELIEAGFEIELCKGFSMDISTLFIAKKVKEINA; this is translated from the coding sequence CGACGTCGCAAACAGGGTGCTAAGCCTTGGCGTGGATGTGAGCTGGAGGAAATTTGCCTGCAGGTATATGCTAGAAATTTTTAAAAATAAAAGCATAAATATCGTGGATGTGGCTTGCGGCACTGGCGATATGATGGGGCTTTGGAGTGAAATTTCAAAAGAATTTGGCGTTGAGGTAAAAAACCTAACTGGCATCGACCCATCAAGCGGCATGCTAAAAGAGGCGAGGGCGAAATTTCCAAATTTTAAATTTATAGAGGCCTACGCTGATAATACAACGCTTGCAAGCGGTGAGGCTCAAATTTTAAGCATAAGCTACGGCATCAGAAACGTGGTCGAGCGAAAGGCTGCACTAAGAGAGTTTAACAGGGTCTTGGCTGATGGCGGCTACGTCGTCGTGCTCGAATTTACAAAGCGCCAGAAAAAGGGCTTAATAACCTCATTAAGAGATTTTTACCTAAGTAAAATTTTACCAAGTATAGGCGGCTTTATCTCAAAAAACAAAGAGGCGTATGAGTATCTACCAAGCTCGATAGAAAATTTCCTCGATGCAAAGAGCTTTTGCGACGAGCTTATAGAGGCTGGCTTTGAGATAGAGCTTTGCAAGGGCTTTAGCATGGATATCTCGACGCTATTTATCGCCAAAAAGGTCAAAGAGATCAATGCTTAG